Proteins from a genomic interval of Prionailurus viverrinus isolate Anna chromosome F2, UM_Priviv_1.0, whole genome shotgun sequence:
- the KCNS2 gene encoding potassium voltage-gated channel subfamily S member 2 — MTRRSLWDVSEANVEDGEIRINVGGFKRRLRSHTLLRFPETRLGRLLLCHSREAILELCDDYDDVQREFYFDRNPELFPYVLHFYHTGKLHVMAELCVFSFSQEIEYWGINEFFIDSCCSYSYHGRKVEPEQEKWDEQSDQESTTSSFDEILAFYNDASKFDGQPLGNFRRQLWLALDNPGYSVLSRVFSILSILVVLGSIITMCLNSLPDFQIPDSQGNPGEDPRFEIVEHFGIAWFTFELVARFAVAPDFLKFFKNALNLIDLMSIVPFYITLVVNLVVESTPTLANLGRVAQVLRLMRIFRILKLARHSTGLRSLGATLKYSYKEVGLLLLYLSVGISIFSVVAYTIEKEENEGLTTIPACWWWATVSMTTVGYGDVVPGTTAGKLTASACILAGILVVVLPITLIFNKFSHFYRRQKQLESAMRSCDFGDGMKEVPSVNLRDYYAHKVKSLMASLTNMSRSSPSELSLNDSLH, encoded by the coding sequence ATGACCCGCCGGAGCCTGTGGGACGTGTCGGAGGCCAACGTCGAAGATGGAGAGATCCGCATCAACGTAGGAGGCTTCAAGAGGCGGCTGCGCTCGCACACCCTGCTGCGCTTTCCTGAGACGCGTCTGGGCCGCCTGCTGCTCTGCCACTCGCGCGAGGCCATTCTGGAGCTCTGTGATGACTACGACGATGTCCAGCGTGAGTTCTACTTTGACCGCAACCCCGAGCTCTTCCCCTATGTGCTGCATTTCTACCACACTGGCAAGCTTCACGTCATGGCCGAGCTGTGCGTCTTCTCCTTTAGCCAGGAGATCGAGTACTGGGGCATAAACGAGTTCTTCATCGACTCCTGCTGCAGCTACAGCTACCATGGCCGCAAAGTGGAGCCCGAACAGGAGAAGTGGGATGAGCAGAGCGACCAGGAGAGCACCACATCCTCCTTCGATGAGATCCTGGCCTTCTACAACGATGCCTCCAAGTTTGATGGGCAGCCGCTGGGCAACTTCCGCAGGCAGCTGTGGCTGGCGCTGGACAACCCTGGCTACTCGGTCTTGAGCAGGGTCTTCAGCATCTTGTCCATCCTGGTGGTGTTGGGGTCCATCATCACCATGTGCCTAAATAGCCTGCCGGACTTCCAAATACCTGACAGCCAGGGCAACCCTGGAGAGGACCCCAGGTTCGAAATTGTGGAGCACTTTGGTATCGCCTGGTTCACGTTTGAGCTGGTGGCCAGGTTTGCCGTGGCCCCTGACTTCCTCAAATTTTTCAAGAATGCCCTAAACCTTATTGACCTCATGTCCATTGTACCCTTTTACATCACTCTGGTGGTGAATCTGGTGGTAGAGAGCACACCTACCCTGGCCAACTTGGGCAGGGTGGCCCAGGTCCTGAGGCTGATGCGGATTTTCCGCATCTTAAAGCTGGCTAGACACTCCACTGGCCTCCGCTCCCTGGGCGCCACCCTGAAATACAGCTACAAAGAAGTAGGGCTGCttttgctctatctctctgtgggGATTTCCATCTTCTCTGTAGTGGCCTACACCATTGAAAAGGAGGAGAATGAGGGCCTGACCACCATCCCTGCCTGCTGGTGGTGGGCCACCGTCAGTATGACCACTGTGGGGTACGGGGATGTGGTCCCGGGAACCACCGCAGGGAAGCTGACCGCCTCTGCCTGCATCTTGGCGGGTATCCTGGTGGTGGTACTGCCCATCACCTTGATCTTCAACAAGTTCTCCCACTTTTATCGGCGCCAAAAGCAACTTGAGAGTGCCATGCGCAGCTGTGACTTCGGAGATGGAATGAAGGAGGTTCCCTCTGTCAATTTAAGGGACTACTATGCACATAAAGTTAAATCCCTCATGGCAAGCCTGACGAACATGAGCAGGAGCTCACCAAGTGAACTAAGTTTAAATGATTCCCTACATTAG